The segment ACGACGGTAGCGCCAGGCATGGCCCCCGTGCCTGCCGTACGACGTACCGTGGCCGGCGCCTCCGCTGGGAGCGGACGACCGGCCGGGTCAGTATACGCAGCCGGTCACGAAGCGAGGTTTAAGAATTGTCAGAGGCTCGACCGGCCGGCGCCGGGCGTTGCCGGCCCGTGCACCGCGAGCGGACGCCGCGGCCGGGCGCGCGAGGCGGGCCGTCAGCGGCGGCGCATCAGGAACACGAAGGTCTTGTCCTGCGTCGTCGATTCGACGATCTCGTTGCCCGTCTGCTTCGCGAACGCGGCGAAATCGCGCTGCGAGCCCGGATCGGTCGCGAGCACCTTGAGGATCTGCCCGCTTTCCATATCGGCAAGCGCTTTCTTGGCACGCAGGATCGGCAACGGGCAATTGAGCCCGCGCGCGTCCACTTCCTTGTGAATCTGCATCGGCTGTCGACCTTCGAATGTCGCGCCACATGCGGCGCGGGAGGAAGCCGCGATTTTACCGCAGCGCAGCGCCGCCCGCCCGGGCAGCCCACGGCCCGGCGCTGCGGACCGGTGTCACGCGCCTGAGAAGCCGCCCGCGAGCCGTTCGCGCAGGTGCCGCACGAGCGCGCGCACCGCGCTCGGCACGACCGGGCTGTACGGGCGGATCGCGAAGATGTGGTCGCCGAACGCGCCTGATGGCCGCCAGCCGTCGAGCAGCGCGACGAGCCGGCCGGCGTCGAGATCGCGCCGCGCGCTGAAATCCGGCAGCAGCGCGATGCCGAGCCCGCCGAGCGCGGCCTCGCGCATCGCCTCGCTGTTGTTCGCCGCGAAACTGCCGCGCACCGGCACGCTCACGCGCTGGCGCCGCCGGCCGTCCGGCTCGAAGCTCCACGCGGCCGGTTCGTTGTCGCGCAGGTAGCACAGGCAACTGTGGTCGACGAGTTCGCTCGGGTGCCGCGGCGCGCCGCGCGCGTCGAGATAGCCGCGGCTCGCGACGAGCAGCGAGCGCGTATCGCACAGCTTCCACGCGACGTGGGTCTGCGGCGCGGTGGTCGTATGGCGGATCGCGAGATCGAAGCCCTCCTGCGTCAGCGAATGCAGCCGGTCCGACAGGTCGAGCTCGATGTGCACGCCCGGATGCTGCCGCAGGAAATCGGGCAGGTGCGGCACGACCTGCTGGCGCCCGAGCGCGACCGGCGCCGTCACGCGCAGCAGGCCGCGCGGCTCGCCGGCCAGGTCCTTCACGCGCGCGAAATGCTGCCCGATCGACTCGAACGCGTCGCGCGTGCTGTCGACGAGCGTCTGGCCCGCATCGGTGAGCCGCACGCTGCGCGTCGTACGGCGCACGAGCGGCACGCCGGCCGCCTTTTCGAGATCGGCGATGCGCTGGCTCATCGCGGCCTTGCTGATGCCGAGCCGCTGCGCGGCGGCCGTGAAACTGCCGGCCGCGGCCAGTACCGTCAGCGAATGGATATGCGGCCAGAGCGCCTGGACATTTTGCTGATTCATCCATCGATTATTCAGAATTCTGAACAGTGAATCAAGTTTCGCGGCCTTCTCCCGCCCTGCCGGTTTCCCTAGACTAGGTTCCGTTCCCCCTCATCCCCCAGGAGACACGATGAATCCGGTTCCCGCGTACACGTCCGACGCCGACGTCGGCCACTATGTCGACGGCGCGCCCGTTGCAGGCCGCAGCGGCCGTTTCCAGGACGTCCTCAACCCGTCGCTCGGCCGCGCGGTGCGCCGCGTGGCGCTCGCCGACGACAGCGAAGTGCAGCAGGCCGTCGCCTCCGCCCACGCCGCGTTCCCGGCCTGGGCCGCGACGCCGCCGATCCGCCGCGCGCGCGTGCTGCACCGCTTCCTGCAACTGATGAACGAGCACCGCGACACGCTCGCGGCGATCATCACGGCCGAGCACGGCAAGGTGTTCTCCGACGCGCAGGGCGAAGTCGCGCGCGGCATCGACATCATCGAATTCGCGTGCGGCGTGCCGCAGCTCCTGAAGGGCGACTTCACCGACCAGGTCAGCACCGGCATCGACAACTGGACGATGCGCCAGCCGCTCGGCGTCGTCGCGGGCATCACGCCGTTCAACTTCCCGTGCATGGTGCCGTGCTGGATGTTCCCGGTCGCGATCGCGACGGGCAACACGTTCGTGCTGAAGCCGAGCGAGCGCGATCCGTCGGCGGCGCTGTTCATCGCCGACCTGCTCACGCAGGCCGGGCTGCCGGCCGGCGTGTTCAACGTCGTGCAGGGCAACAAGGACGCGGTCGACGCGTTGCTCGACCACCCGGACGTGCAGGCTGTCAGCTTCGTCGGCTCGACGCCGATCGCGGCCTACGTGCAGCAGCGCGCGGTGCAGTCCGGCAAACGCGTGCAGGCGCTCGGCGGCGCGAAGAACCACCTCGTCGTGATGCCCGACGCGAACATCGAGCAGGCGGTCGACGCGCTGATCGGCGCCGCGTATGGCTCTGCCGGCGAGCGCTGCATGGCGATCAGCGTCGCGGTGCTGGTCGGCGACGTCGCGGACAAGATCGTGCCGGCGGTCGCCGAGCGCGCGCGCAAGCTGGTGATCGGCGACGGCATGTCGCCGGAAGTCGAGATGGGCCCGATCGTCACCGGCGAAGCGCTGAAGCGCATCGAAGGCTATATCGAGCAAGGCGTGAGCGAAGGCGCGCAACTGGTGGTCGACGGGCGCGGGCTGCGCGTGCCGGGCCGCGAGGCCGGCTTCTTCACCGGCGGCACGCTGTTCGATCACGTGACGCCCGACATGCGGATCTACCGGGAAGAAATCTTCGGGCCTGTGCTCGGCTGCGTGCGCGTGAAGGATTTCGGCGAAGCGGTCGACCTGATCAACGCGCACGAGTTCGGCAACGGCGTGTCGTGCTTCACGAGCGACGGCGGCATCGCGCGCGAATTCGCACGGCGCATCCAGGTCGGGATGGTCGGCATCAACGTGCCGATTCCGGTGCCGATGGCATGGCACGGCTTCGGCGGCTGGAAGAAGAGCCTGTTCGGCGACATGCACGCGTACGGCGAGGAAGGCGTGCGCTTCTACACGCGCCAGAAGTCGGTGATGCAGCGCTGGTCGTCGAGCATCGGCAAGGGTGCCGAATTCGCGATGCCGACCGCGAAGTAAGCCGGCCGGTGCTCCGCCCGCCGGTCGGTCAGGCGGGCGGTGCGCCGGCAAAACGCGTCAGCCGGCTTTCGTGCCGTGCGCGCCGTCGGCGGTCGGCAGGTACGACAGCTCGAGCCGGTACGCGAGCGCGACGAACAGGCTCTGCGCGAGGCCCATCGTGGCCGTCAGCGCGCGGAACCCGAACGTCTCGCTGTCCTGCACCATCAGCGTCACCTCGGCCTCCCGCGCGAGCGGGCTCATCCGGCTGTCGGTGATCGCGATCAGGCGCGCGCCGCGCTGCACGGCCTGCTGCGCGACCTGCACGGTCTCGTCCGCATACGGCATGAACGAGATGACGATCATCACGTCCCCCTTGCGCACCGACCGGATCTGCCCGAGATGCATGCTGCCGAGCGCGCTGAACAGCCCGATGCGCTTGTCGGTGTGCTGCAGCGCATAGTCGAGATACACGGCGATCGGAAACGCGCGCCGCGAGCCGGCGATCCAGATCGCCTGCGTGTCGGCGAGCAGGTCGACGGCCTGCGCGAGCGCCTGCGGGTCGAGCGTCTGCCGCAACTGCTGCATCCCGGCAATGCTGCCCTTGATGAATTCGTCGGCGATCTGCTCGGGCTGCAGGCTCGACGAACCCGATTCGATCACGTCGCGCAGCCGCAGGTTGTACGCGCGCCCCGGCGCGATCTGCTGCGCGAGCCCTTCGCGGAACAGCCGCTGCATCTCGGAGAAGCCGGAGAAACCGAAATGCTTCGCGAAGCGCACGACGGCCGACGGCTGGACGCCGCACGCTTCCGCGAGCGACTGGATGCCTTCCAGGCCAAGCTGATCCCGATGCGTTTCCACGTGGCGCGCAATGACCTTCAGGCGATTGCTGAGGCCGTCGTACTCCTGCGTCAGATGCTGCAGGAACTGCTCGACGGTGGCGGGAGGATTCTCGGATGAACTCATCGGATGGCGCGAAGTTGACGGCCCCGATGCGCGCGCGATGCTGACGGACGCGGCCCGGGGCTCACCTGGATACATGCGTGAAGGGCGAATTTAATCACGTTTGCGGCACGGCCCGCGCCGCGCGTTCGCTCCCACGCGCTCGATCATCACTTGCACACGCTCCACGGCAAGACTGGAAACGATTGTCCAACGCTCGCGCGGCGTCGTAAAGATTAGGGCGTCTACCGAGTCTACCGAGGCCGACGGCCGGCGCAAAGCGGCGCGCAGCGCGCCGCAGCCGGCCTGCCCTGCTCAACGATAATCGACCCACACGCCGCCCGCATCGGCGGAACGCACGCAGTTCTCGACCCATCGGACGCCCTCGACGCCCGCATGGACGTCCGGAAAGCGGATCCCCTTCAACGCCGCGGTGTCGCCGCGATCGGCCGCATCCATCGCGAACGCGAAGCGCGCATAGAGATTGGACCAGGCCTCGAACAGCCCTTCCGGATGCCCGGCGCCGATGCGATCCTCGCGCAATGCGTTCGGATGCAGGTAGCCCATCCCGCGATCGAGCACCTGCGCAGGCTGCCCCTGCACTTCGTAGCGCAACTGGTTCGGATGCTCGTCCCACCATTCGACGCTCGCCTTCGAACCGATCACGCGCACCTTCTGGCTATGCATCGAGCCCGCGTTCACCGCGCTCGACCACACGTAGCCGACCGCGCCCGTGTCGTATTCCATGATCGTGAACGCGTTGTCCTCGAGCGGCGCGCGGCTCTTCACGAAGCTCTGCCGCGAACACATCAGCCGCCGGATCTTCAGCTCGGGCGCCATCACCTCGGAGATGTACAGCGGATGCGTGCCGA is part of the Burkholderia pyrrocinia genome and harbors:
- a CDS encoding MurR/RpiR family transcriptional regulator, with amino-acid sequence MSSSENPPATVEQFLQHLTQEYDGLSNRLKVIARHVETHRDQLGLEGIQSLAEACGVQPSAVVRFAKHFGFSGFSEMQRLFREGLAQQIAPGRAYNLRLRDVIESGSSSLQPEQIADEFIKGSIAGMQQLRQTLDPQALAQAVDLLADTQAIWIAGSRRAFPIAVYLDYALQHTDKRIGLFSALGSMHLGQIRSVRKGDVMIVISFMPYADETVQVAQQAVQRGARLIAITDSRMSPLAREAEVTLMVQDSETFGFRALTATMGLAQSLFVALAYRLELSYLPTADGAHGTKAG
- a CDS encoding LysR family transcriptional regulator → MNQQNVQALWPHIHSLTVLAAAGSFTAAAQRLGISKAAMSQRIADLEKAAGVPLVRRTTRSVRLTDAGQTLVDSTRDAFESIGQHFARVKDLAGEPRGLLRVTAPVALGRQQVVPHLPDFLRQHPGVHIELDLSDRLHSLTQEGFDLAIRHTTTAPQTHVAWKLCDTRSLLVASRGYLDARGAPRHPSELVDHSCLCYLRDNEPAAWSFEPDGRRRQRVSVPVRGSFAANNSEAMREAALGGLGIALLPDFSARRDLDAGRLVALLDGWRPSGAFGDHIFAIRPYSPVVPSAVRALVRHLRERLAGGFSGA
- a CDS encoding sulfurtransferase TusA family protein, with translation MQIHKEVDARGLNCPLPILRAKKALADMESGQILKVLATDPGSQRDFAAFAKQTGNEIVESTTQDKTFVFLMRRR
- a CDS encoding CoA-acylating methylmalonate-semialdehyde dehydrogenase, which translates into the protein MNPVPAYTSDADVGHYVDGAPVAGRSGRFQDVLNPSLGRAVRRVALADDSEVQQAVASAHAAFPAWAATPPIRRARVLHRFLQLMNEHRDTLAAIITAEHGKVFSDAQGEVARGIDIIEFACGVPQLLKGDFTDQVSTGIDNWTMRQPLGVVAGITPFNFPCMVPCWMFPVAIATGNTFVLKPSERDPSAALFIADLLTQAGLPAGVFNVVQGNKDAVDALLDHPDVQAVSFVGSTPIAAYVQQRAVQSGKRVQALGGAKNHLVVMPDANIEQAVDALIGAAYGSAGERCMAISVAVLVGDVADKIVPAVAERARKLVIGDGMSPEVEMGPIVTGEALKRIEGYIEQGVSEGAQLVVDGRGLRVPGREAGFFTGGTLFDHVTPDMRIYREEIFGPVLGCVRVKDFGEAVDLINAHEFGNGVSCFTSDGGIAREFARRIQVGMVGINVPIPVPMAWHGFGGWKKSLFGDMHAYGEEGVRFYTRQKSVMQRWSSSIGKGAEFAMPTAK